The Amycolatopsis sp. DG1A-15b genome window below encodes:
- a CDS encoding GNAT family N-acetyltransferase, with translation MRIVPVPYDHPDAAKLMTAVQQVYIERYGSEDATPLSLADFDPPQGVFLVGYQGEEAVACGAWRAHDGLEPDFQDGDAEFKRMYVADSARGRGFARMILSELERTAALCGRKRAVLETGTKQPEAIALYTSSGYAEIPHFGIYKNEPESRCFGKDLTSG, from the coding sequence GTGAGAATCGTTCCGGTCCCCTACGACCACCCCGACGCGGCCAAGCTCATGACCGCGGTGCAGCAGGTGTACATCGAGCGCTACGGCAGCGAGGACGCCACTCCGCTGAGCCTGGCGGACTTCGATCCGCCACAGGGCGTGTTCCTCGTCGGCTACCAGGGCGAGGAAGCGGTCGCCTGCGGGGCGTGGCGCGCCCACGACGGCCTCGAGCCCGACTTCCAGGACGGCGACGCCGAGTTCAAGCGGATGTACGTCGCCGATTCCGCCCGCGGCCGCGGGTTCGCGCGGATGATCCTGTCCGAGCTGGAGCGCACGGCGGCGCTGTGCGGCCGCAAGCGCGCGGTCCTGGAAACCGGGACCAAGCAGCCCGAGGCCATCGCGCTGTACACCTCGTCCGGCTACGCCGAGATCCCGCACTTCGGCATCTACAAGAACGAGCCGGAAAGCCGCTGCTTCGGCAAGGACCTCACCTCGGGGTGA
- a CDS encoding Lrp/AsnC ligand binding domain-containing protein, with translation MVHAYILIQTEVGKAAAVAAEISSIPGVTSSEDVTGPYDVIVRAAADNVDQLGQLVVAKVQNVEGITRTLTCPVVHL, from the coding sequence GTGGTCCACGCATACATCCTCATCCAGACCGAGGTCGGCAAGGCGGCCGCGGTGGCTGCCGAGATCTCCAGCATCCCGGGTGTGACCAGCTCGGAGGATGTCACCGGACCGTACGACGTCATCGTCCGCGCGGCCGCCGACAACGTCGACCAGCTGGGCCAGCTCGTGGTCGCGAAGGTGCAGAACGTGGAGGGCATCACGCGGACGCTGACCTGCCCGGTCGTGCATCTCTGA
- a CDS encoding thiamine-phosphate kinase, protein MSPNDGTVAETGEFALIRAVTEGRRQPPGTLLGPGDDAAVVAAPDGRVVASTDVLVQGVHFRLDWSSPEHVGRKAVAVNLADVAAMGATPTTVLVGLACPPDTPREVVTGLADGMWAEAERAGIGVSGGDMVRADQLVISVTALGDLGDREPVTRSGARPGDVLAVNGRLGWAAAGLAVLGRGFRSPVGVVNAQRCPEPPYEAGPRAALAGATAMIDVSDGLLADLGHIGEASDVGIDVRTADLDIPARLTEVGAALGADPLDWVLTGGEDHALVATFPPFTELPDGWRTIGVVTMAGSGITVDGKPFSREGGWTHWR, encoded by the coding sequence GTGTCACCGAACGACGGAACGGTCGCCGAGACCGGGGAGTTCGCGCTCATCCGCGCCGTCACCGAAGGACGGCGCCAGCCCCCGGGCACGCTGCTCGGGCCCGGCGACGACGCCGCCGTCGTCGCCGCCCCGGACGGCCGCGTGGTCGCCAGCACGGACGTCCTCGTCCAGGGCGTCCACTTCCGGCTCGACTGGTCCTCGCCCGAGCACGTCGGGCGCAAGGCCGTCGCGGTCAACCTGGCCGACGTCGCCGCCATGGGCGCCACCCCGACCACCGTCCTGGTCGGGCTCGCCTGCCCGCCCGACACCCCGCGCGAAGTCGTCACCGGGCTGGCCGACGGCATGTGGGCCGAGGCCGAACGCGCCGGCATCGGCGTCTCCGGCGGCGACATGGTCCGCGCCGACCAGCTCGTGATCAGCGTCACGGCCCTCGGCGACCTCGGCGACCGCGAGCCGGTGACGCGCTCGGGTGCGCGGCCCGGGGACGTCCTCGCGGTGAACGGGCGGCTCGGCTGGGCCGCGGCCGGCCTGGCCGTGCTCGGCCGCGGCTTCCGGTCCCCGGTCGGCGTCGTCAACGCCCAGCGCTGCCCGGAACCGCCCTACGAAGCCGGCCCGCGCGCCGCGCTGGCCGGGGCCACGGCGATGATCGACGTCTCCGACGGCCTGCTCGCCGACCTGGGCCACATCGGCGAGGCCTCCGACGTCGGCATCGACGTCCGCACCGCCGATCTCGACATCCCGGCCCGGCTCACCGAGGTCGGTGCCGCCCTCGGCGCGGATCCGCTGGACTGGGTCCTCACCGGCGGCGAGGACCACGCCCTGGTGGCCACCTTCCCGCCGTTCACCGAGCTCCCGGACGGCTGGCGCACGATCGGCGTGGTCACCATGGCCGGCTCCGGGATCACCGTCGACGGGAAACCGTTTTCCCGAGAAGGCGGATGGACGCACTGGCGCTGA
- a CDS encoding D-alanine--D-alanine ligase family protein codes for MSEKIRVAVVFGGRSSEHTISCLSAGSVLGHLDPERFEAVPVGITRDGRWVLGSGDSAQLAIRGRELPSVEGGQGLVLAGDPSSQGLVAVEAGRESELLSRVDVVFPVLHGAFGEDGTIQGLLELAGIPYVGPGVLASAAAMDKETAKKLLAAEGLPVGTYSALKRGQSSLDQKEKTKLGLPVFVKPSRAGSSVGISRVAGWDELDAAIELARATDPKVLVEAAVVGREVECGVLEFPDGHVEASLPAEIRVLSEDENAWYDFETKYLGDDAELDIPAKLDDAVTEKLRAMAVEAFRALDCQGLARVDFFVTENHELIINEVNTMPGFTTKSAYPKMWEVTGMDYPTLLTTLIETAIARGTGLR; via the coding sequence ATGAGCGAGAAGATCCGGGTGGCCGTCGTGTTCGGTGGGCGCAGCAGCGAGCACACCATCTCGTGCCTGTCCGCCGGCAGCGTCCTCGGCCATCTCGATCCCGAGCGGTTCGAGGCCGTGCCGGTCGGGATCACCCGGGACGGCCGCTGGGTGCTCGGCTCCGGGGACTCCGCTCAGCTCGCCATCCGCGGCCGTGAACTCCCGTCCGTCGAGGGCGGCCAGGGACTCGTTCTCGCCGGGGATCCGTCCAGCCAGGGCCTCGTTGCCGTCGAAGCCGGGCGGGAGAGCGAATTGCTGTCCCGCGTCGACGTCGTCTTCCCCGTCCTGCACGGGGCCTTCGGCGAGGACGGCACCATCCAGGGCCTCCTGGAACTCGCCGGGATCCCCTACGTCGGGCCCGGGGTGCTCGCCAGCGCCGCCGCCATGGACAAGGAAACCGCCAAGAAGCTGCTCGCCGCCGAAGGGCTTCCGGTCGGGACCTACTCCGCCCTCAAGCGGGGGCAGTCCAGTTTGGACCAAAAGGAAAAAACCAAGCTGGGCCTCCCCGTCTTCGTCAAGCCCTCGCGGGCCGGCTCCTCCGTGGGCATCTCGCGCGTCGCCGGCTGGGACGAGCTGGACGCCGCCATCGAGCTCGCCCGGGCCACCGATCCCAAGGTGCTCGTCGAGGCCGCCGTCGTCGGGCGGGAGGTCGAGTGCGGTGTCCTCGAATTCCCCGACGGCCACGTCGAAGCCTCGCTCCCCGCCGAGATCCGCGTCCTGTCCGAGGACGAAAACGCCTGGTACGACTTCGAAACCAAGTACCTCGGCGACGACGCCGAGCTCGACATCCCCGCCAAGCTCGACGACGCCGTCACCGAGAAGCTCCGCGCGATGGCCGTCGAAGCGTTCCGGGCGCTCGACTGCCAGGGCCTGGCCCGCGTCGACTTCTTCGTCACCGAAAACCACGAGCTGATCATCAACGAGGTCAACACCATGCCGGGCTTCACGACGAAGTCCGCCTACCCGAAGATGTGGGAGGTCACCGGCATGGACTACCCGACGCTGCTGACCACCCTCATCGAGACGGCGATCGCCCGCGGAACCGGCCTGCGCTGA
- a CDS encoding DUF3515 domain-containing protein — MPDSDTGAPPRVVLVTAAALAVALAVAVAVFALTRPSPSDSAGPLPLVPVPAPAAGSPGCTTLLGAVPSELTSNGTALKVRALAAPAPPATVAWGDADPVVLRCGLGRPPELTPTAQLRLVNKVQWLQVAGEGASTWYVVDREVYAALTVPDSAGTGPLQAVSDTVAAKLAPQPLRFG, encoded by the coding sequence GTGCCTGACTCCGACACCGGTGCGCCGCCCCGAGTGGTGCTCGTCACCGCGGCGGCGCTCGCCGTGGCCTTGGCGGTCGCCGTCGCCGTCTTCGCCCTGACCCGGCCTTCCCCCTCGGACTCCGCGGGGCCGCTGCCGTTGGTCCCCGTGCCGGCGCCCGCCGCGGGGTCGCCGGGCTGCACGACGCTGCTGGGTGCGGTGCCCTCCGAGCTGACTTCCAACGGGACTGCGTTGAAGGTGCGGGCGTTGGCGGCCCCGGCGCCGCCCGCGACGGTCGCCTGGGGCGACGCCGATCCGGTGGTCCTGCGGTGCGGCCTCGGGCGTCCCCCGGAGCTGACGCCGACGGCGCAGCTGCGGCTGGTGAACAAGGTGCAGTGGCTGCAGGTGGCGGGCGAGGGCGCGTCGACGTGGTACGTGGTGGACCGTGAGGTCTACGCGGCGCTGACGGTGCCGGACAGCGCCGGGACCGGGCCGCTGCAGGCCGTTTCGGACACGGTGGCCGCGAAGCTGGCGCCGCAGCCGCTGCGATTCGGTTAG